From Zingiber officinale cultivar Zhangliang chromosome 5B, Zo_v1.1, whole genome shotgun sequence, the proteins below share one genomic window:
- the LOC121987552 gene encoding coniferyl alcohol acyltransferase-like, translating into MGVRRGYTVTIRAAETIAPAETRPEHRLPMSNLDLLLPPMDVGVFFCYEKPMRSLEAMVAVLSVSLAKALSTYYPFGGEVVANSLGEPEVLCNGRGVDFAAAYADVELRELALGDPDDSVEGKLMPKKKAGVFCVQATGLKCGGLVLACKFDHRVADAYSANMFLVFWSDLAIFGHGTRLPSFCRTLLCPRLPLRIHASIDRLFVPVSSLPPPPISPPLPADLFVNRIYYITNADIVSLQSSTRGRTKVEAFTAYLWRALAKAAEAEGERWCRMGAVVDGRTRLSASMGNYFGNVLSIPFGSMEVAELGGMGLGEVAERVRGWLRPATTEDHFRALVDWVEAHRPEPAVARIYLGEAEGGLACVVSSGRAFPVKEVEFGWGKPAFGSYHFPWGGSSGYVMPMPSARGNGDWIVYAHLRKSVVAVLEAEQPPAFRPLTPDYYLNDIN; encoded by the exons ATGGGCGTACGCAGAGGCTACACCGTCACGATCAGAGCCGCGGAGACGATCGCTCCGGCGGAGACGCGGCCGGAGCACCGCCTCCCGATGTCCAACCTCGACCTCCTCCTCCCGCCCATGGACGTCGGCGTCTTCTTCTGCTACGAGAAGCCAATGCGGAGCTTGGAGGCGATGGTGGCCGTGCTCAGCGTGTCGCTGGCGAAGGCGCTGTCCACGTACTACCCATTCGGCGGCGAGGTCGTGGCCAACTCCCTCGGCGAGCCGGAGGTGCTCTGTAACGGCCGCGGCGTCGACTTTGCTGCCGCCTACGCTGACGTGGAGCTCCGGGAGCTGGCGCTGGGCGACCCCGACGACTCCGTAGAGGGCAAACTCATGCCGAAGAAGAAGGCCGGAGTTTTCTGCGTCCAG GCCACCGGTCTAAAGTGCGGCGGCCTCGTTTTGGCGTGCAAGTTCGACCACCGCGTCGCCGACGCCTACTCCGCCAACATGTTCCTCGTCTTCTGGTCGGATCTCGCCATCTTCGGCCACGGCACCCGCCTCCCTTCCTTCTGCCGCACCCTGCTCTGTCCTCGTCTACCCCTCCGCATCCACGCCTCCATCGATCGTCTCTTCGTCCCCGTCTCCTCCCTCCCGCCGCCACCCATTAGCCCACCTCTTCCCGCCGACCTCTTCGTCAACCGCATCTACTACATCACCAACGCCGATATCGTGAGCCTGCAATCCTCCACGCGCGGGCGCACCAAGGTGGAGGCCTTCACCGCCTACCTCTGGCGCGCCTTGGCCAAGGCCGCCGAGGCAGAGGGCGAGCGCTGGTGCCGCATGGGCGCCGTGGTCGACGGCCGCACCCGCCTCAGCGCCTCCATGGGGAATTACTTCGGCAATGTGCTGTCGATCCCGTTCGGGAGCATGGAGGTCGCGGAGCTGGGGGGGATGGGGCTGGGGGAGGTGGCGGAGAGGGTGCGCGGGTGGTTGCGGCCGGCGACGACGGAGGACCACTTCCGTGCGTTGGTCGACTGGGTGGAGGCGCACCGGCCAGAGCCCGCCGTGGCGAGGATATACTTGGGCGAAGCGGAAGGGGGTCTGGCGTGCGTGGTGTCGTCGGGGAGGGCCTTCCCGGTGAAGGAGGTGGAGTTCGGGTGGGGAAAGCCGGCGTTCGGGTCGTACCACTTCCCCTGGGGCGGCTCCTCCGGCTACGTGATGCCGATGCCGAGCGCGAGGGGGAACGGAGACTGGATCGTCTACGCGCACCTTCGGAAGAGCGTGGTGGCGGTGCTCGAGGCGGAACAACCGCCGGCGTTTCGGCCATTGACGCCCGATTACTATCTCAACGACATCAACTAA
- the LOC121984699 gene encoding uncharacterized protein LOC121984699 — MADERSDNGGGVDRNLYLSLPSLPRLENRDLGPELTVSSVRSPWSPFAHASALYSPSNALSTPDLLPADPLHAADPAFAYNFSSSQEPNAATPESQPLDGPSTVPNVLGHEPFARPSARHSDSQTPSSPPPQSFPRSGHGRVESVSAHIRLSELTADGNALSVQQELRQHPEYRFQLLIELLRNPRPAANAQGFNSDGHSLTSPERLLHDIMQPQRAMEDAKKVTEGNGVEDLEKKNEGIAAANFECNICYELAKAPVVTPCGHLYCWSCLYQWLHAHSVNSECPVCKGQVLEVNVTPIYGRGGEASKDDKQHGFGESNLKIPPRPPANRVENLRLRSSRERLEEGIANSWRNNVDEETHAGNWPLRRRYVAARTVVRRRPAQNLQREEGSGSNSAGVILRVNASSHPVIPTVIVPGGQAGLPSSSRSPEPSRHSAGSSASNAIAAPLGGTAIASPSAELITAMSSSSVRGRARARNPTLASSNAGGVHHTRRRMH, encoded by the coding sequence ATGGCTGACGAGCGAAGCGATAACGGCGGCGGGGTGGATCGAAATCTGTATCTCAGTCTTCCTTCCTTGCCTCGATTAGAAAACCGCGATCTTGGCCCCGAACTGACCGTCAGCTCTGTGCGCTCGCCATGGTCGCCCTTCGCCCACGCCTCTGCGCTTTACTCCCCATCAAACGCGTTGTCAACGCCGGACCTACTTCCCGCCGATCCCCTTCACGCTGCCGATCCCGCCTTCGCGTACaacttctcttcctctcaagAGCCTAATGCAGCTACTCCGGAATCGCAGCCACTTGATGGGCCCTCGACTGTACCTAATGTTCTTGGGCACGAACCATTCGCTCGGCCTTCGGCGCGCCACAGTGATTCTCAAACTCCCAGCTCGCCGCCACCTCAATCCTTCCCGAGATCCGGACATGGCCGAGTCGAATCAGTCTCTGCACATATTCGTCTGAGTGAGCTCACAGCCGACGGTAATGCGCTCTCCGTGCAACAGGAGCTCCGACAACACCCGGAGTACCGCTTCCAGTTGCTGATAGAGCTGTTGCGAAATCCAAGACCAGCCGCCAATGCCCAGGGTTTCAATTCCGATGGGCATTCCTTGACCAGCCCAGAAAGGTTACTGCATGATATCATGCAGCCCCAGAGAGCAATGGAGGATGCCAAAAAGGTTACAGAAGGCAATGGCGTGGAGGACCTCGAGAAGAAAAATGAAGGCATCGCTGCTGCTAATTTCGAGTGCAATATTTGCTATGAACTCGCCAAGGCTCCGGTGGTTACTCCGTGTGGCCACCTGTATTGCTGGTCTTGTTTGTACCAGTGGCTCCATGCTCATTCTGTAAACTCTGAATGCCCTGTTTGCAAGGGTCAGGTGCTCGAAGTCAATGTAACCCCAATCTATGGTCGCGGGGGCGAAGCATCTAAAGATGATAAACAGCATGGATTTGGGGAATCAAATCTGAAAATACCTCCTCGGCCGCCGGCTAATAGAGTAGAGAATTTGAGACTGCGGTCGTCGAGGGAAAGACTGGAAGAAGGTATCGCAAACTCATGGAGGAATAATGTGGATGAGGAAACACATGCTGGAAATTGGCCATTAAGGAGAAGGTATGTAGCTGCACGAACGGTGGTCAGGAGAAGGCCGGCACAAAATTTGCAGAGGGAAGAGGGGAGCGGGTCGAATTCTGCCGGAGTCATCTTGCGAGTAAATGCATCATCGCACCCAGTTATTCCGACTGTAATTGTTCCCGGCGGACAAGCTGGATTACCATCTTCTTCTCGTAGTCCTGAACCCTCAAGGCACAGTGCAGGATCATCAGCTTCGAATGCTATTGCCGCACCCCTCGGAGGCACTGCCATTGCTAGCCCTTCTGCAGAGCTCATTACAGCAATGTCATCTAGCTCTGTCAGAGGAAGAGCAAGAGCGAGGAATCCGACGTTGGCTTCCTCGAACGCCGGTGGTGTTCATCATACGCGGAGAAGGATGCACTGA